The genomic region ACTTATAAAGAGTAAAAGATGAGATATTGTTCGGACGATTTTTTCTTCTGTTTGTTTGTTTGGTTGTTTGTAATTGGACCTTAACATTTGTTGGGTCTTTTATGGGCTAATCTCTCAATGAATCTCTTCATTATCGAAACAAAACAAAAATACATGTTCCGTAATGTTTTTGAAAATAATTTTTAAAATAATTTTTTTAAAATAAAAATAAGAAAATAAGATTGTAATTTTCAATTTTAAAAATATATTTGGTAATTTGTTTATAAAAAATAATTTTCATAATTTATAAAATAAGATAATGAAAGAGTGAAAACGCCATATTTGATGTTTTCAGTTTTTCTTTATCAAAGTTGAATTTTTTTTAATTTCCATTTTCTACATTTTAAGAAATATTTCAACGAACACGTTTTCATCTAAATTTCATTTTAAAAAAATGAAAACACAAGCTTGAAAACGTTACCGGATGCCACCCCAATTTGAGGGTGTTCATTTTCAATGAAAAAAAAGATACAAGGGTCAGAGGGTGTTTGCACATGGTTGATTCAAAGTTTCAAACAACAAAAGTGAAGGAGCCTAATGATGGTTCTCTCTATTACGAGTAAGTTCCATAACTATTTACCATAATTAAACCACCCTGCACAGCCTCCTTTATAGATTTTTTGCCTCAGAAGTTTTGATTTCCTGTGGCTTCCCTTTTTCCATCTCATACAACTTACATAAATGGTGACATAGAAAGTGGGAATTCTAGAGAACTTACAATCTCAAACAACTATACCAATAAGTAAATCCAGTTTCTGGATTCCCATATTAACAATGAAAAAGAGCATTCACAAGTTCAAATACATGCCTTTTCCCATATCAATAAGGAATACAAATGCACGATTGAAAGAGAAGAAAACTAGGAACAAGTTTTAGAGAAACCAAATTGTCACTGTCGTGACAGTAAAATACAAATGATGAGTCACAATAGAATGGATATATCCGTTCTGACTAAATCTTCACAATCAAATGAGGGATCTACTTCTTGGCCATTGAAGGTCTCTTTGTGCTTCTTGTATGCGATCAGCTTCTTCACCATAACCCCGATCTAATGGTTCATTTGAGATAAAAGATAAGTATATATGTTGGAAATTTAAAGCATCTCAAAAGTCTCAAGACCATGTTGACAAGAGGACATTTTACAATATGAAAAATCAAGTGAAGTTTTGGACACACCAACATACCTCTCGAGTTTGAGGTGGACTTGTTTCCTGCTGCGGAAGTCAGAGGAAGAGGCTGAAAACACAGGGCAGTCCCACAATTCCAAGTGTTCCAACGAAGGACACTCGATATCAAAAGTAGCACTTTCATAGCACAACATTGGAAGCACCACCAAACGTAGTTTCTCCAGTTTTGGAAGGATGATCTTCTTGTTGCTTGCTTCAACTATCCTTTCCAAACAGAGGCATTCTTCTAATTCCAAGCAATTCAATTGGGAAAGACATTGAGCAACATCATAAGAGAAGAGACTTCCCTGCAACTGTTTGCACCACTTAATGGACAAAGTTTGAAGATTTCGGAACATTGCAGGTGGAGCAGGTCCATCACATATGCTTACTGTAACTAGAGATGACAATTCTATCTTTCTCAATTTTAATTCTTTTGACACAATCAACGCTTCATGCCCAAACACATATTTACTCCCATCCATGTAATCACAAATCAGTTCTTCCAGATTTAGTAGTCTCTGTAGCAATGTTGATGGTAAAACTTCATTCCCCCAATTGTAACATAATCGTACTTCAAATACCTTCAAGTTGGATAAAGACCCAGGTGGTAGAAATTCAACAGCACATAACTCCCCGCAATCCACATTCCACAGA from Fragaria vesca subsp. vesca linkage group LG3, FraVesHawaii_1.0, whole genome shotgun sequence harbors:
- the LOC101310681 gene encoding uncharacterized protein LOC101310681 — its product is MLDITGNDIARIPSKVISKLHNLEELYMEGFLDWESEVEGERREETNAGFDEVTSLSNLRVLTVRLYDTECLPQYVDFKPNLVEFNIRVGIYDPFEMTEFHRYVHNSLWLKLDIISRLPEWFCDEIMNRAESLVWREGRRLTGIFVESEYGRLQGLKHLFVVGPRRNKLMKSHKTISAWLPKRLVFENLEELYLWNVDCGELCAVEFLPPGSLSNLKVFEVRLCYNWGNEVLPSTLLQRLLNLEELICDYMDGSKYVFGHEALIVSKELKLRKIELSSLVTVSICDGPAPPAMFRNLQTLSIKWCKQLQGSLFSYDVAQCLSQLNCLELEECLCLERIVEASNKKIILPKLEKLRLVVLPMLCYESATFDIECPSLEHLELWDCPVFSASSSDFRSRKQVHLKLERSGLW